The nucleotide window TTGACGCTTGCAATAGCAATTCTCGCCGCTTCCCTATCTCTTTCCCGTGactttatttgtctttttcttcatctttttttcaTCAAACGCTTTGCCAAAAAACTTGTTTTTGTGATTTCATCATCACGTTAGCGTAGCGCTTCTTTAACATTGCGGCCCTAAGAATGTTGTTATCCTTTTCCAACGCCTCAACATCAAGCATCGCCATAACTACGTAGCTAATTTCTAATAATCTAAGAATCGGAATCAGCGGACCGATTTTTTCTGGAACAAAAATTTAGTCGGGCCTTCTAAATTGATTGTGTTATCAGAATTGGGTCTACTGGTATCGAATCCAACAGAGCTTTCTATTGATTATATATGTTCTGATCTGGTATATATCGGTTTTGAAACCAACCCCCCCCCTCCCccgacccccccccccccacaccattttatttataaaaaatatttttttctttatcttatattcttaaaaaatagttttaaaaatatttattgaccTAATAACTTATTAagattttgtataattatactttaattttttttgtaagtttTCCTTTATTGATTTAATATAGTTAGTAAGTTAGTACTTAGATTAAAAAAACtagttttacaaaaaaaaaaaaatgagtttatctaattttttaataaaattttaaactttttaaaagttatagaattaattttcaattttcaatttgaaAGTTATAAAAATTGTAAGTTTAGTAAACtttgaaacaacaaaaaatagtgAACATTAAGAAATTTATAAAGTTAAGCTAAGCTAATTAAGaaatataaattcaattttatagtaAACCAAtgttaaaagagttgaaattgaaatttataaaataatttgcattaaataaaaaactattaaaagaaaatcaaggcgaatagcctgtatatttattcaaataaataaaataacacatGTATTACAAATACATGATGCAGTCATCTTTCAGGAAGGGTTCTATTTGAACTAGGTCCTATTATCAtactaatatttataatttttgaaatattattttcgTATATAATACATATTCCTTTTACTATGAAACTTCTAAATTTGTAAGAACTTGTTCAAGCAACTATGCATATATGGCTGCAATGTGAGATCCTGAAAGAACAAAAGTATAgctttgagtcttttttttttgccaaatcaTAGCTGGAAAAGACAGATGATTTCAGTGTTCTGTTGTTCCAGTAAGTACAGTGAAACATACTACAGCACAAGAATATAAACATGCTTTGAATCACCAAGAAGCCTAATGAATGCCAAAAGAACAAATGATTACAACAGGAATAAGAATGAATTTTCGTATTCAGACCTTGTATGATATGCTGAGATCAAAAAGTAACATTCCGTTGTCACTGATTGTCAAAAGGCGCTACTGGTTGGTTAGTGATCCTCTCATCTGCATTATCGAGAACATAAAATTCCACGGCCAGGACAGATAATTTATTTGCATTGCTAATCAGCTGGGATCCCTACGCTTTACTCTACTCTTCATCATTTCAGCCCATCTAGCAAAGAGACTTGACACCTCAAACTTCCCAGAGAATTTCATCCTCTTAGCTAACTCCTCCAGTATATCAGGCCTACCACCCCGAGAAAAATCAGCAGCGAATTTGTTGTAGTCAAGTTGAGGTGCTTTCATGCCTTTGTCTATCATTTCCTCCAAGTATTTACAAGCCTCCATAGATCGTCCCTGCCCTATAAGCCCTCCAATGAAGACGGTGTAAGAATTTTCATCTGGACAGCAACCCCTCAGGCTCATTTCCTCCCAAGTTGCATGAGCCATGTCATAGTTCTTTGTCATGAAGAATGATTTCATCAACATATTGTAAGTGTGAATAGTAGGTTGAATTCCATTTCGGATCATCTTTTTGTATAAAGTAACCGCATCATCTGGCATTCGTcgatttattattaatttgatcAGTGCATTATACAGTCTTGCATCAGGTGGGCATCCTTTTTCCTTCATCTCCCTCAGCAATGCAAAGACTTTATCCATCTTCTTTTTATTTCCAAAGCCTGTTACCAAACAGGTAAAAGTTGCAGCATCTGCCTCACATCCAGAGCTAAGCATTTCCTCAAAACCGGCAACTGCTTCATCCATCTTACCCTGCTTACACAAATCCCGGATCAAGATCGTATAACTTCTTGTATTAGGCGATGGACCCTTTGCTTTCATAACCTCAAACAGCTTGATCGCATCAGACCTCTTTTTACACTTTAACAGCCCTTCCAGCATTGTGTTATGGGCGACAGTATCAGGCTTAAAACCCTTATCAATCATCTCATTCCACACTTTACCAGCATCCATCAGATTCTTTACCCTACACCATCCATTGAGCAAAACTGTATATGTTAGTAAATTTGGTGTGAATCTATGCTCCAATTTCTCAAACAATAATTGCGCTTCTTTCCCAAGCTTTGCCCTTCCCAGGGCATCAAGCAAACAATTAATTGTCTCCACCCCAACTTTAAACTTGTACTTCTTCATCAACTCAAACATCCCAATAGCTTTCTTCCGCTCTTTTGCTGCAGCAAATGCTTTCATGGAGATCAAAAATGCCTCCATTGTAAGCAAACCTTTCTCCCCCATTTCTTCAAGAACCGAAACCATAGTCTCAAACTGCCTCGTCTTTCCAAGTATCGCCATCATTGCATTACACGTTCTTGAATCATGAGCATACCCTGGCCTCTGAGCCGCCCAACAAAAGAATCTGAATGCTGGTTTTCTAGCATGCTTGAACCTCTCCAACACATCTACTACCAAATCATGGCTTAAGTTGATCCCACATTCATCCAAAACAGCCTCCATATTCCGATCTAACGAAAACAACTCATCAATAACCTTACACACCCTATCCACCTCTTTAGGATCCGCCTTCGACACCGCCACCCTCTCATCACTCTCACTCTCAACATCATTATCACTTTCTAATTCACCATCATTATCAACACAACTACAAATTCCCCTAAAACTCAACTTCAAATTCGAATTAATACCAGTACAATAAAAATACCCTTTTGATGAAAAAGGCCATATCTTTCTGGAATTACTAAATAACAACTTCCCTTGAGATGTACAGAGTGAAGTTTGTACAGTGCTAAATTGCTTAGTATTCAACTCCAAAAACTTCACATCTGGATGAGTATTAGTAAAATTAAAACACCCTTTTGGCAAAAGAGGCCAAATCCTTCTGGGATTACTCAATGGcaacttttcttgaaaaaaacaGAGTGAAGTGGGGTGTGGCAAAAGAGATGAAACTTGACAATGAGAAAAATGGATACTACAATGAGCAAGAGAATGATACAAACGAGACAAGGGCAGAGAGCTACCAAGAAGACGGAAGGCTTGCTCTCTTCTTCTAAATCTTCCTCGTAGGCTTGCAGCTTGTTGGTCATCATCGAGAGAGGATAACTGGGTGGCGGCGCTGTTGAGGAGTTGATGGCCATTGAAGTTGAGCAGTGGAATTGTGTGCGCAGAAGACTTAAAGATTGCAACTTTTTCAAGATTCCTCATGGAAAAAGCCATTGGGAGTCCATTGAAAGTGGAGGAAAATTGCCACCGAGTTGGGATTTTTGTGCTGGTTTTGCAAGATCGCAGCGGCGAGATTTGGGCATATTGGGGATTTCTGATTAATTAAGATTATGATTTTGTGAGAGTTGCACTGTGTGCATTGTAATTGTCCTACTAAATTAGTTGCTTAAACTTGTCAAGGTATTTCATTTATACATTCTAACTAAGTTCCATTTTTAATGAAATACTCCTAATAAAGTGTTCCAATTAAATATTCTGAATTTTTTCTTGTATGTGCTCTCCTTCATCAATTAAGTTGTTAAGTTAACTACATAAAATATGTCATCTTCTTTCCGTTTTTAATTAAACACTCCGTCCCAATGAgacattttgaatttttttctggTACATGTTCTCTTTTGTCAATTATGTTGTTAGGTtaatcacataaaatatatCGATCTTCTTTAATCGTATGCATTCGCCTCAATAAGTCATAAAACCTTATGTGTTTTCTACGTAAGGTTGATGCGTATAATTAAAGAATgttatattttatgtgattaACCTAACTGCTTAATAGATGAATGAAACACGCATGAAAAGTTTTTCGAATTTTTGTGagaaattgatatatttatttaagtaGAATAAGATAGTTGATTTTACATAGTACAAACAGTAATTTCAAACTTATTAGACATAGTATATTCCGGAAGAAGAAAGTGATTATAAGATTATCTTACAGCAATAACAACTAGAATGCTTGAATTTCAAGTTAACTAAAATCGATCATATGAATCATCACTAATCATGTCGCAGCATATTTCCATGGTAGCTTTTACTGAAATTCACTAATTTGATTTTACCCTTTAGCGCCCACCACTGAACTCTTGCTGCTTCTTCACTCTACAGTGTACTGTTTcacatattatttttgtaatgagTAACTGATAACAGCATGTCAAAACAAGAATCATTTCACCTTAGCAAATTATGCCACAAAAGTACCCTACCAAGCAACAACCTTTATGATTATATCCTTAGGAAATGatgatttttatctttctaAATAGTACTCCAAATAGGCAAAAAGCATATCAttttatagaagaaaataaCTGATTGCTATCTGTTCCTACCAAGTTAGTAGTACAGACCAAACAATAGTATTATCAAAGTACACATTAATTAATCATGAAGTGATAAACGTTTGATAAAAACACATATCATGCATTTATTCGTTTAATACGATCACCCTTTTATCCCTTTGAACAGAACAGAAAGATGGGAACACAGCAATTCACTAACCAAGTGTCGTCGAGCACAAACTGTCCAGCCAGCCATCTTTTGGAGATATATAGGAGTACTAGTCACTCAATAGATGGGCAAGGAAACAGTAAGACACCCCAGCCAAACTGTTCTTAAAGTTATGTTTATAAACAAAATGTTCAACAGAAATCTCTTTCTATGTAACATATGTACCAAatgaaaattacatataatatACAACACAGTTTCAAAGCATCACTTCAACAAGTCATTGCCGAGAGGAAAGGACGAAGGCCAATTTGACCTTTGCCTAGAACATCTCGATTCGATGATAAactacaaagaaaaagaaaaaggaaatgaaaaggAAGACTAATTGCTCAATGATCATGATTGAGCAGCAGTTTCTTCAGACACTTGCTCTGTCATTGTATCAGAAGCCTCCTTCGTCTCTAAGACGGGAATTTCCTTTATCTCCTTGACAGAAGCTTTGTTTGTCACCTTAACCAGAGCTTCCTCTATCTCTTTCATTGGAGTTCCATTTGACTCTGCTATTGGAGTTTCCTTTATTATCTCCTTAATTGGAGTTTCCTTTATCTCCTTAATTGGAGTTTCCTTCATCTCCTTCAAAGGGGATTCTTTTTTTGCTTTCACCAACTTTGTAGGTTCTTTGACTCTAGGAGTTCCATTACTGATTCGACCACTCACACGATTTTTGCTTTTGGGGGTAGGTGGGGTAGGACTGCCTTGTTTGTAAACACCAATGCTGTGACGACCCTTTGCAGAAGCTTTCTTTTCTTCAGGAGATGCTCCAACTGCATCACTACAGCTCTTTCTACGGGTTAGATTTGGTGATTTGGCACGAGTGACTGGCAGCTGCATGCAAAGCAGGAACATTTTTATTTGCTTACAAGGATACAAACTCAATCTAGTCCATCTTTAAAAACAGAATTCAAGGTTGTTGCATGATTGTTTGATCAATTACTTGGGGAGTAGAAGACTCATTTAGGTCTAAATTACACTCAAAATATGCCATTTGTAGAGTCGAGTTGCTTCAGTTATGTCTAATACCATCCCTTTCGAACAAAGACTAAACATGCAAACAGAACACATGCATTCCACAATTGATTGCACTAACTAGTATCTTCATGTTTTATCTTCTGAAATCCTTTTTGAGACATCGACATTTGGAACTGTGATTTATCACATGGCATTAAAGTTAAAATTGGTCATTCATATTGTATGCTAGCCAAAGCCTTAACTTCATTGGACAAGTTTCTTATACAGGGTATAAGGAAAAACATTAGCAATAGGGAACCAACTTCCAACTATAAAcaaagagtatatatatacgtGAAGAGTACCTTCTTAAGTTCAGCCTTTGGAGGTGGCCCTTCACGGTAAAAATTAGGAACTGGATTTGCTCTGTAGGACATGGCCTTTCTAAGCTGTTTAATTGCTGCCTCTTCCTCTTCCTAGAATTTGTAGAGAATAAGTTAGGGGTCAATTATCTTACTTCACGACATGTCATTTTCTCTCCCCACCAGGCATAAGAAGTTGGGGAAGTCAAAATGTTGTGAGAAACTAATACATGCATGCTACAATATAATACCTTTGTTCTGGCTGCATATTCTTGTTTCTCTGCCTCCAGAGCTTTGTGCTTTTCCTCTAACTTTGTGTAATACTAGATAATAAAATGAGAAAGATTGAGATAGCATTGTTTGTTGAGAAAACAAAGCACAACTACAAGTTAATTATGAACGAGGAGAGGAGCTTGTAAGAAGGTTGAACAAGAATTTCATTCAAAATTTCAGGAAAATACCTCTTGACGTCTCGCTGAGCGTTCAGAACATTTAAATGATGGAGCTACAGGAACAGTAACCTTGGACCTAACTGTCCGCACAGAAGCTGCAGTTCTATGAAAGATAAGGAAGATTTTCCCAGaagaacaagtaaaaaaaaaaaacagaaattttTAATAGTGAAGTCTGCAAAAAGAAGAATTAGAAGTCCAATAAAAGGATACGAGGAAGCCAAAGACCAGTTATCATCTTCATCCTGAATCCGCAACTTCCTTGTCATCATGGGAGAATTTTGCTGCAACAAGATAAATAATTCTCAAGATCAGTGGTTTGATCA belongs to Solanum stenotomum isolate F172 chromosome 1, ASM1918654v1, whole genome shotgun sequence and includes:
- the LOC125869509 gene encoding protein WVD2-like 2 — translated: MGRDVTGLRSDKKPSVKPNGVTHGAVHVAPRIAKERVEAKEFEAEDHTANGTHVEESHEKQDVLSVKSTNCEPDPIEGKIAKTEAVKSSDKKFGSPMNPSSDSTAVTESPAPPVMNSSGNESENHGNGTQTVDAGSNCSSKSIDLQSPMTSQKLHQNSPMMTRKLRIQDEDDNWSLASSTAASVRTVRSKVTVPVAPSFKCSERSARRQEYYTKLEEKHKALEAEKQEYAARTKEEEEAAIKQLRKAMSYRANPVPNFYREGPPPKAELKKLPVTRAKSPNLTRRKSCSDAVGASPEEKKASAKGRHSIGVYKQGSPTPPTPKSKNRVSGRISNGTPRVKEPTKLVKAKKESPLKEMKETPIKEIKETPIKEIIKETPIAESNGTPMKEIEEALVKVTNKASVKEIKEIPVLETKEASDTMTEQVSEETAAQS
- the LOC125845826 gene encoding pentatricopeptide repeat-containing protein At3g62470, mitochondrial-like, producing the protein MAFSMRNLEKVAIFKSSAHTIPLLNFNGHQLLNSAATQLSSLDDDQQAASLRGRFRRREQAFRLLGSSLPLSRLYHSLAHCSIHFSHCQVSSLLPHPTSLCFFQEKLPLSNPRRIWPLLPKGCFNFTNTHPDVKFLELNTKQFSTVQTSLCTSQGKLLFSNSRKIWPFSSKGYFYCTGINSNLKLSFRGICSCVDNDGELESDNDVESESDERVAVSKADPKEVDRVCKVIDELFSLDRNMEAVLDECGINLSHDLVVDVLERFKHARKPAFRFFCWAAQRPGYAHDSRTCNAMMAILGKTRQFETMVSVLEEMGEKGLLTMEAFLISMKAFAAAKERKKAIGMFELMKKYKFKVGVETINCLLDALGRAKLGKEAQLLFEKLEHRFTPNLLTYTVLLNGWCRVKNLMDAGKVWNEMIDKGFKPDTVAHNTMLEGLLKCKKRSDAIKLFEVMKAKGPSPNTRSYTILIRDLCKQGKMDEAVAGFEEMLSSGCEADAATFTCLVTGFGNKKKMDKVFALLREMKEKGCPPDARLYNALIKLIINRRMPDDAVTLYKKMIRNGIQPTIHTYNMLMKSFFMTKNYDMAHATWEEMSLRGCCPDENSYTVFIGGLIGQGRSMEACKYLEEMIDKGMKAPQLDYNKFAADFSRGGRPDILEELAKRMKFSGKFEVSSLFARWAEMMKSRVKRRDPS